One Cellulomonas taurus genomic region harbors:
- a CDS encoding LytR/AlgR family response regulator transcription factor codes for MITIRIVDDDPVAAQQLVGHIRRYQAERQETFAVDVLMDGAQLVEQYRSDVDILFLDVDMPGMDGFTAAQQIRQLDSDVVIVFVTALGHYAIRGYEVGALSYLVKPVPYFAFSQQLMRSVAAVRRRPVDDFLVLPTRGGIARIPTADIVYAESARRHTVVHTADGAYQAPITLKQLEDDLSGRAFYRSNNCYVVNLRHVTGVQEGDCLLADGSRLAISRSRRRGFMAALTDHFAGAGPQSWPVGEIA; via the coding sequence GTGATCACGATCCGAATCGTCGACGACGACCCCGTCGCCGCCCAGCAGCTCGTCGGGCACATCCGGCGCTACCAGGCGGAGCGCCAGGAGACCTTCGCGGTCGACGTGCTGATGGACGGTGCGCAACTGGTCGAGCAGTACCGCTCCGACGTCGACATCCTGTTCCTGGACGTCGACATGCCGGGGATGGACGGGTTCACCGCCGCCCAGCAGATCCGCCAGCTCGACTCCGATGTGGTGATCGTCTTCGTCACCGCGCTCGGGCACTACGCGATCCGTGGCTACGAGGTCGGAGCGCTCAGCTACCTGGTCAAGCCGGTGCCGTACTTCGCCTTCTCCCAGCAGCTGATGCGCAGCGTCGCCGCCGTCCGCCGCCGCCCGGTGGACGACTTCCTGGTGCTGCCCACCCGCGGCGGGATCGCCCGGATCCCGACCGCCGACATCGTCTACGCGGAGAGCGCACGCCGACACACCGTGGTGCACACCGCCGACGGCGCCTACCAGGCACCCATCACCCTCAAACAACTGGAGGACGACCTGTCGGGACGGGCGTTCTACCGCAGCAACAACTGCTACGTGGTCAACCTGCGGCACGTCACCGGGGTGCAGGAGGGCGACTGCCTGCTCGCCGACGGCTCCCGGTTGGCGATCAGTCGGTCCCGGCGGCGGGGATTCATGGCGGCGCTCACCGACCACTTCGCCGGGGCCGGGCCGCAGAGCTGGCCGGTGGGGGAGATCGCGTGA
- a CDS encoding glycoside hydrolase family 3 C-terminal domain-containing protein, with protein MSARTTRRMSNRAYLSIWVPVLALVTLIAVVANIALVVAGGWVASQFGSGTYTFTNAEESADWDTDYYTADYADIDEVDAAAEALVQEISGAGIVLAKNESAALPLAAGARVTMLGRAAADPVFGGSGSGSVDTNSAVTARAGLENAGFVVNDAVFATIESFAAENDRGYIEMDNPDASSYTIGELPVEQYQAQQSTFADYGDAAVVYLGRPGGEGGDLATDMEGWDDNYVPGQHQLELNQDEKDLIELAKADFDTVVVVINASTTMELGLLQDDAGVDAILLAGSPGATGLNALGRILSGDVNPSGKTSDLWAADFTADPTFVNFGGFVYENLSVSYPVSAVETATSNATITDQAPFVDYAEGIYVGYRYYETAAVEGFLDYDQAVVYPFGYGLSYTDFDWQVLGSTESDGVISTQVQVTNTGDVAGKDVVELYYTAPYTPGGIEKSAVVLGGFDKTGLIEPGASETVTIDLPVEDMASYDYQDAKAYVLEAGDYQLTVRSDSHTVVADALTYTVDADVVYSGDDHRESDRAAVTNQFDDVSARFGEGGVTPLSRADFAGTFPTAPTGDLLVADDAVAAGFAAWDYEAVADAFDGEMPATGAGTELSLIDLRGLPKDDPQWQELLDSLSVGDMTDMLLNGAYQTAAIGSIGKPQTTEPDGPAGFSSFINSSINGVAYPSEFLIAQTWDVDLGRAMGEMLGNEAMQKDINGWYAPAANLHRSPFAGRNFEYYSEDPFLSGAMMTSVANGAATKGVYTTLKHFALNDQETNRVNNGLATWATEQTIREIYLKPFEMAVKGITMDVAYLADTEGTIEHTTVGSTAVMSSFNRIGATWAGGSRALMHDVLREEWGFEGFAISDFNLYPYMNPNQGISAGTDLTLTFQPSKSFGDTSSAKAVSDIRTATHNILFTVANSNAMNGLAPGATVDYTPPTWVYIQIVATVVVGLLVVAGVVMVIRRVRRNRTA; from the coding sequence ATGAGCGCGCGCACCACGCGCCGGATGTCGAACCGCGCGTACCTGTCGATCTGGGTCCCGGTGCTCGCGCTGGTCACCCTGATCGCCGTGGTGGCGAACATCGCCCTGGTGGTCGCGGGCGGCTGGGTCGCCTCCCAGTTCGGCTCGGGCACCTACACCTTCACCAACGCGGAGGAGTCGGCTGACTGGGACACCGACTACTACACCGCGGACTACGCCGACATCGACGAGGTGGACGCGGCGGCCGAGGCGCTGGTGCAGGAGATCTCCGGAGCGGGCATCGTGCTGGCCAAGAACGAGTCGGCCGCCCTGCCGCTGGCCGCCGGAGCGCGGGTGACCATGCTCGGTCGCGCCGCCGCGGACCCGGTGTTCGGCGGTTCCGGCTCCGGATCGGTGGACACCAACTCGGCCGTCACCGCGCGCGCCGGGCTGGAGAACGCCGGATTCGTGGTGAACGACGCCGTGTTCGCCACCATCGAGTCCTTCGCCGCGGAGAACGACCGTGGCTACATCGAGATGGACAACCCGGACGCCTCGTCGTACACCATCGGTGAGCTGCCGGTGGAGCAGTACCAGGCGCAGCAGTCCACCTTCGCCGACTACGGCGACGCCGCGGTGGTCTACCTCGGCCGTCCCGGCGGTGAGGGCGGTGACCTGGCCACCGACATGGAGGGCTGGGACGACAACTACGTCCCCGGCCAGCACCAGCTGGAGCTGAACCAGGACGAGAAGGACCTGATCGAGCTGGCGAAGGCCGACTTCGACACCGTGGTGGTGGTGATCAACGCCTCGACCACGATGGAGCTGGGTCTGCTCCAGGACGACGCCGGGGTGGACGCCATCCTGCTCGCCGGGTCGCCCGGTGCCACCGGCCTGAACGCGCTGGGCAGGATCCTGTCCGGCGACGTGAACCCGTCCGGCAAAACCTCGGACCTGTGGGCGGCGGACTTCACCGCCGACCCGACGTTCGTGAACTTCGGCGGGTTCGTCTACGAGAACCTGTCGGTCTCCTACCCGGTGTCGGCGGTCGAGACGGCCACCTCCAACGCGACCATCACCGACCAGGCGCCGTTCGTGGACTACGCGGAGGGCATCTACGTCGGCTACCGGTACTACGAGACCGCCGCGGTCGAGGGCTTCCTGGACTACGACCAGGCCGTCGTCTACCCCTTCGGCTACGGCCTGAGCTACACCGACTTCGACTGGCAGGTGCTCGGGTCGACCGAGTCCGACGGTGTGATCAGCACCCAGGTCCAGGTGACCAACACCGGTGACGTCGCGGGCAAGGACGTCGTGGAGCTCTACTACACGGCGCCGTACACCCCGGGCGGGATCGAGAAGTCGGCCGTGGTGCTCGGTGGCTTCGACAAGACGGGGCTGATCGAGCCGGGTGCCAGCGAGACGGTGACCATCGACCTGCCGGTCGAGGACATGGCGTCCTACGACTACCAGGACGCGAAGGCCTACGTGCTGGAGGCGGGCGACTACCAGCTCACCGTGCGCTCGGACTCGCACACGGTGGTGGCCGACGCGCTGACCTACACCGTCGACGCGGATGTCGTGTACTCCGGTGACGACCACCGCGAGTCGGACCGGGCGGCGGTGACCAACCAGTTCGACGACGTGTCGGCACGATTCGGCGAGGGCGGCGTCACCCCGCTGTCCCGCGCCGACTTCGCCGGGACCTTCCCGACCGCACCGACCGGTGACCTGCTGGTCGCCGACGACGCGGTGGCCGCCGGGTTCGCCGCCTGGGACTACGAGGCGGTCGCCGACGCCTTCGACGGGGAGATGCCCGCCACCGGGGCCGGCACCGAGCTGTCGCTGATCGATCTGCGCGGTCTGCCCAAGGACGACCCGCAGTGGCAGGAGCTGCTGGACTCGCTGTCGGTCGGCGACATGACCGACATGCTGCTCAACGGTGCCTACCAGACCGCCGCCATCGGGTCGATCGGCAAGCCGCAGACCACCGAACCGGACGGCCCTGCCGGGTTCTCCTCCTTCATCAACTCGTCGATCAACGGCGTGGCCTACCCGTCCGAGTTCCTGATCGCGCAGACCTGGGACGTGGACCTGGGCCGCGCGATGGGCGAGATGCTCGGCAACGAGGCGATGCAGAAGGACATCAACGGGTGGTACGCCCCGGCGGCGAACCTGCACCGCTCACCGTTCGCCGGCCGCAACTTCGAGTACTACTCGGAGGACCCGTTCCTGTCCGGCGCGATGATGACCTCGGTCGCCAACGGTGCGGCCACCAAGGGCGTCTACACCACGCTCAAGCACTTCGCGCTGAACGACCAGGAGACCAACCGGGTCAACAACGGCCTCGCGACCTGGGCCACCGAGCAGACCATCCGGGAGATCTACCTCAAGCCGTTCGAGATGGCGGTCAAGGGGATCACGATGGACGTGGCCTACCTGGCGGACACCGAGGGCACGATCGAGCACACCACCGTCGGGTCCACCGCGGTGATGAGCTCCTTCAACCGGATCGGGGCGACCTGGGCCGGTGGCTCGCGGGCACTGATGCACGACGTGCTGCGGGAGGAGTGGGGATTCGAGGGCTTCGCGATCTCCGACTTCAACCTCTACCCGTACATGAACCCGAACCAGGGGATCAGTGCCGGCACCGACCTCACGCTGACCTTCCAGCCGTCGAAGTCCTTCGGCGACACGAGCTCGGCCAAGGCGGTGAGCGACATCCGCACCGCGACCCACAACATCCTGTTCACCGTGGCGAACTCCAACGCGATGAACGGGCTGGCTCCGGGTGCGACCGTCGACTACACCCCGCCGACCTGGGTCTACATCCAGATCGTCGCGACGGTGGTGGTCGGTCTCCTGGTGGTCGCCGGGGTGGTCATGGTCATCCGCCGGGTGCGCCGGAACCGCACGGCCTGA
- a CDS encoding fatty acid desaturase family protein: MTTDTLPPRPRQNAVTGTYQDLSRQIREAGLLTRTRGFYLALVAGLGVAVAGLVAGAVLLGDSWFQLLIAGALGIVLTQAAFIAHEASHRQVFDSGPANDRLGRVLANGVVGISHSWWMTKHSRHHANPNRKGKDPDIAPDTIVFLPEDAAAQRNRFMAALNRVQGWAFFPLLTLEGLNLHVTSIRTLWSAERSRQRTLELVVLAVRLTVYPALVFWLLPVGMAFAFLGVQLAVFGVYMGASFAPNHKGMAIIPEDSKLDFLSKQVLTSRNISGGGWMSTLMGGLNYQIEHHLFPNMPRPHLGRARRMVIEHCRRHGVPYTETTLLRSYAIVVRYLNEVGLSARDPFDCPMVRRFRQV, from the coding sequence ATGACCACGGACACCCTGCCTCCCCGCCCGCGTCAGAACGCCGTCACCGGCACGTATCAGGACCTGTCGCGGCAGATCCGGGAGGCGGGCCTGCTGACCCGTACCCGCGGGTTCTACCTCGCGCTGGTCGCCGGACTCGGGGTGGCGGTGGCCGGGCTGGTCGCCGGGGCGGTGCTGCTCGGCGACTCCTGGTTCCAGCTGCTGATCGCTGGTGCGCTCGGGATCGTGCTGACCCAGGCGGCGTTCATCGCGCACGAGGCGTCGCACCGGCAGGTCTTCGACTCCGGTCCCGCCAACGACCGGCTGGGCCGGGTCCTGGCGAACGGTGTGGTCGGGATCAGCCACTCCTGGTGGATGACCAAGCACTCACGGCACCACGCGAACCCGAACCGCAAGGGCAAGGACCCGGACATCGCGCCGGACACCATCGTGTTCCTGCCCGAGGACGCCGCCGCGCAGCGGAACCGGTTCATGGCCGCGCTGAACCGGGTGCAGGGCTGGGCGTTCTTCCCGTTGCTCACCCTGGAGGGGCTGAACCTGCACGTCACCTCGATCCGGACGCTGTGGTCCGCCGAGCGGAGCCGGCAGCGCACCCTGGAGCTGGTGGTGCTCGCGGTCCGGCTCACGGTGTACCCGGCGCTGGTGTTCTGGCTGCTGCCGGTCGGGATGGCCTTCGCGTTCCTGGGGGTGCAGCTCGCGGTGTTCGGCGTCTACATGGGCGCGTCCTTCGCGCCGAACCACAAGGGGATGGCGATCATCCCGGAGGACAGCAAGCTCGACTTCCTGAGCAAGCAGGTGCTGACCTCGCGGAACATCTCCGGCGGTGGCTGGATGAGCACCCTGATGGGTGGCCTGAACTACCAGATCGAGCACCACCTGTTCCCGAACATGCCCCGCCCGCATCTGGGCCGCGCGCGCCGGATGGTGATCGAGCACTGCCGGCGGCATGGGGTGCCCTACACCGAGACCACGCTGCTGCGCTCGTACGCGATCGTCGTCCGGTACCTCAACGAGGTCGGGCTGTCCGCCCGCGACCCGTTCGACTGCCCGATGGTCCGCCGCTTCCGCCAGGTCTGA
- a CDS encoding TetR/AcrR family transcriptional regulator, with translation MAATFELVRAQGHRSTTAAAVAARAGVTEAAVLYHFPSKEHLYVAVFEHLLAEAIAPQEHETVAELEAFLVRLVTRDIEHPQIARLYQVLLAESSDPDHPAHQVFRARTDRVVGAVTRDFTRFAERGQVRLVADPERSARIMVGAWDGLQAQWFIRPDFDLAADVLAAFRAVAVPIVH, from the coding sequence ATGGCGGCCACCTTCGAGCTGGTCCGCGCGCAGGGTCATCGGTCGACCACCGCCGCCGCGGTCGCCGCCCGGGCCGGGGTGACCGAAGCCGCCGTGCTGTACCACTTCCCCAGCAAGGAACACCTGTACGTCGCGGTCTTCGAACACCTGCTGGCCGAGGCGATCGCCCCGCAGGAGCACGAGACGGTGGCCGAGTTGGAGGCGTTCCTGGTGCGGCTGGTCACCCGGGACATCGAGCACCCGCAGATCGCCCGGCTGTACCAGGTGCTGCTGGCCGAGTCCTCCGATCCGGACCATCCCGCGCACCAGGTGTTCCGGGCCCGCACCGACCGGGTGGTCGGTGCGGTGACCCGGGACTTCACCCGGTTCGCCGAGCGCGGTCAGGTGCGGTTGGTCGCCGACCCCGAACGCAGCGCCCGGATCATGGTCGGCGCCTGGGACGGTCTGCAGGCCCAGTGGTTCATCCGACCGGACTTCGACCTGGCGGCCGATGTGCTGGCCGCCTTCCGCGCGGTCGCGGTGCCGATCGTGCACTGA
- a CDS encoding SOS response-associated peptidase — MCGRYAQTRADDALERDLLVDRILGEPRAPSWNVAPTQDVPVVLERREDDGVERQLRTARWGLVPSWAKDTSIGARMINARSETVLEKPSFRKAAAARRALVPMDGYYEWQQHEHGPKTPFFLHADAPLAAAGLYELWRDRSKSDDDPTRWLWSVTIITRPATDALGHIHDRCPVLLPADRWDDWLSPAITAPDEVGALIAHVPEPHLVPRQVGRAVGNVANDGPGLVAPVEQP; from the coding sequence ATGTGTGGCCGCTATGCGCAGACCCGCGCCGACGATGCGCTGGAGCGCGACCTCCTGGTGGACCGGATCCTGGGTGAGCCGCGCGCCCCGTCGTGGAACGTCGCGCCGACCCAGGACGTCCCGGTGGTGCTGGAACGCCGCGAGGACGACGGGGTCGAACGCCAGCTCCGCACCGCCCGCTGGGGACTGGTGCCGTCGTGGGCGAAGGACACCTCGATCGGCGCCCGGATGATCAACGCCCGGTCGGAGACGGTGTTGGAGAAGCCGTCCTTCCGCAAGGCGGCCGCCGCTCGTCGCGCGCTGGTGCCGATGGACGGCTACTACGAGTGGCAGCAGCACGAGCACGGGCCGAAGACGCCGTTCTTCCTGCACGCGGATGCGCCGTTGGCCGCGGCGGGGCTGTACGAGCTGTGGCGGGACCGCAGCAAGTCCGACGACGATCCGACCCGGTGGCTGTGGTCGGTCACGATCATCACCCGACCGGCCACCGACGCCCTGGGCCACATCCACGACCGGTGCCCGGTGCTGCTGCCCGCCGACCGCTGGGACGACTGGCTCAGCCCGGCGATCACCGCCCCGGACGAGGTCGGCGCGTTGATCGCGCACGTCCCGGAGCCGCACCTGGTGCCCCGCCAGGTCGGGCGCGCGGTGGGCAATGTGGCGAACGACGGCCCGGGTCTGGTGGCACCGGTCGAGCAGCCCTGA
- a CDS encoding zinc-dependent alcohol dehydrogenase family protein, whose translation MRATLLYGPHDIRLDEVPDATILSPTDSVVRVVAACVCGSDLWGYRGVSPTPQPRRIGHEFVGVVEEVGAAVRDIRVGQFVVAPFMVSDNTCAHCRNGVHTSCEKSSGWGGTDAEGLATDAGQGEYVRVPLADGTLVAMPEAPSEDLLGSVLTLSDVMGTGHHAAFTAGVRAGSTVAVVGDGAVGLCAVIAARRLGAERVIAMSRHADRQALATEFGATDIVAERGDEGAAAVRDLLGGVGPDAVLECVGTKESVAQAVATVRPGGRIGVVGLPTGGGELPLGTLFRSNIGIVGGVAPVRAYIEELADDVWSGAIDPGRVFDLVLPLDQVAEGYAAMDERRAIKAMLRP comes from the coding sequence ATGCGCGCGACCCTGCTCTACGGCCCCCACGACATCCGCCTGGACGAGGTGCCCGACGCCACGATCCTGAGCCCGACCGACTCGGTGGTCCGGGTGGTCGCCGCCTGTGTCTGCGGCTCGGACCTGTGGGGCTACCGGGGCGTGAGCCCGACGCCGCAGCCGCGCCGGATCGGGCACGAGTTCGTCGGCGTGGTCGAGGAGGTCGGCGCCGCGGTCCGGGACATCCGGGTCGGCCAGTTCGTGGTCGCGCCGTTCATGGTCTCGGACAACACCTGCGCCCACTGCCGCAACGGGGTGCACACCTCCTGCGAGAAGTCGTCGGGGTGGGGTGGCACGGACGCCGAGGGGCTGGCCACCGACGCCGGGCAGGGCGAGTACGTCCGGGTGCCGCTGGCCGACGGGACGCTGGTGGCGATGCCGGAGGCGCCGTCCGAGGACCTGCTCGGGTCGGTGCTGACGCTGAGCGACGTGATGGGTACCGGACACCACGCCGCCTTCACCGCCGGGGTGCGCGCCGGGTCGACGGTGGCGGTGGTCGGTGACGGCGCCGTCGGGTTGTGCGCGGTGATCGCCGCCCGTCGTCTGGGTGCCGAGCGGGTGATCGCGATGTCGCGGCACGCCGACCGGCAGGCCCTGGCCACCGAGTTCGGCGCGACCGACATCGTCGCCGAGCGGGGTGACGAGGGTGCCGCCGCGGTGCGTGACCTGCTGGGCGGTGTCGGCCCGGACGCGGTGCTGGAGTGCGTCGGCACCAAGGAGTCGGTGGCCCAGGCGGTCGCCACCGTGCGGCCCGGCGGCCGGATCGGGGTGGTCGGCCTGCCGACCGGCGGCGGGGAACTGCCGCTGGGCACGCTGTTCCGGTCGAACATCGGGATCGTCGGCGGGGTGGCCCCGGTGCGGGCGTACATCGAGGAGCTGGCCGACGACGTGTGGTCCGGCGCCATCGACCCGGGCCGGGTGTTCGACCTGGTGCTGCCGCTCGACCAGGTCGCCGAGGGCTACGCCGCGATGGACGAGCGCCGGGCGATCAAGGCCATGCTGCGGCCCTGA
- a CDS encoding Nif3-like dinuclear metal center hexameric protein, with amino-acid sequence MSVTLAEVVRLLDRRYPPRTAESWDRVGLVAGDPDHPVRKVLFAVDPVATVVDEALDWGADLIVTHHPLLLRGVHSVAATEFKGALLHRLIRGDCALYTAHTNADAATGGVADQLATLLGLVDTRPLVPQAAESLDKHVVFVPVERTAALVDALVDALAAAGAGALGEYSRCAWTTTGEGTFTPSDAAHPTVGRAGEAAQVVEARVEMVAPRRLRGQVIAAMRAAHPYEEPAFDVLELATWDGPTGIGRVGELDPPLTLRALAERVAAVLPATAQGIRYAGPDDATVRTVAVLGGSGDSLFDQVRASGADAYVTSDLRHHPASELRERAEFEGGAPYLIDTAHFASEWPWLPGAARALVDDLAAHGTTVETRVSTRRTDPWTGRVPSPSEGPTP; translated from the coding sequence ATGAGTGTCACCCTGGCCGAGGTCGTCCGACTGCTCGACCGCCGTTACCCGCCGCGCACCGCCGAGTCGTGGGACCGGGTCGGTCTGGTGGCCGGGGACCCCGACCACCCGGTGCGCAAGGTGCTGTTCGCCGTCGACCCGGTCGCCACCGTCGTGGACGAGGCGCTCGACTGGGGCGCCGACCTGATCGTCACCCACCACCCGCTGCTGCTGCGCGGGGTGCACTCCGTCGCGGCCACCGAGTTCAAGGGCGCCCTGCTGCACCGGCTGATCCGCGGCGACTGTGCGCTGTACACCGCGCACACGAATGCGGACGCGGCGACCGGTGGGGTCGCCGACCAGTTGGCGACGCTGCTCGGACTGGTGGACACCCGGCCGCTGGTGCCCCAGGCTGCGGAGTCGTTGGACAAGCACGTGGTCTTCGTGCCGGTGGAGCGGACCGCCGCGCTGGTGGACGCGCTGGTGGACGCGCTGGCGGCCGCGGGGGCCGGAGCACTGGGGGAGTACAGCCGCTGCGCCTGGACCACCACCGGGGAGGGCACCTTCACGCCCTCCGACGCCGCCCATCCGACCGTCGGCCGGGCGGGGGAGGCGGCCCAGGTGGTCGAGGCCCGGGTGGAGATGGTTGCGCCCCGTCGACTGCGCGGTCAGGTGATCGCCGCGATGCGGGCGGCGCACCCCTACGAGGAGCCGGCCTTCGACGTGCTGGAGCTGGCGACCTGGGACGGCCCGACCGGGATCGGCCGGGTCGGCGAACTCGACCCGCCACTGACCCTGCGGGCGCTCGCCGAACGGGTCGCCGCCGTGCTCCCCGCCACCGCGCAGGGCATCCGCTACGCCGGACCCGACGACGCCACCGTCCGCACCGTGGCCGTGCTGGGTGGTTCCGGAGACTCGCTCTTCGACCAGGTGCGGGCCAGCGGCGCCGACGCCTACGTCACCAGCGACCTGCGCCACCACCCCGCCTCCGAACTCCGTGAACGCGCCGAGTTCGAGGGCGGCGCCCCGTACCTGATCGACACCGCACACTTCGCCTCCGAGTGGCCCTGGCTGCCCGGTGCCGCCCGCGCCCTCGTCGACGACCTCGCAGCCCACGGGACTACCGTGGAGACCCGCGTCAGCACCCGCCGCACCGATCCCTGGACCGGCCGCGTGCCCAGCCCTTCGGAAGGACCCACCCCGTGA
- a CDS encoding zinc ribbon domain-containing protein — MTTATPADQRRLLDVQALDTKLDQLRHRRNSLPELARIAELDAQIEDLDAAIATSRTAVGDLRRELAKAEADVQQVRDRAARNEQRLASGTGSAKDLQALQSEIESLARRQGDLEEVELEVMERLESHESALNELTSAHAALFNQRAEVQATRDAAWATIDAEADQVAAERARTVEPLPENLVAIYERLRGKLGGFAVASLRHGRSEGSGMMVPPIELNAIKATPEDQLVYCEESGRILVRGEDAF; from the coding sequence GTGACGACTGCCACCCCGGCCGACCAGCGACGACTGCTCGACGTGCAGGCGCTGGACACCAAGCTCGACCAGCTGCGCCACCGCCGGAACTCGCTGCCCGAGCTCGCCAGGATCGCCGAGCTGGACGCGCAGATCGAGGACCTGGACGCCGCGATCGCCACCTCGCGCACGGCGGTCGGTGACCTGCGCCGGGAGCTGGCCAAGGCCGAGGCCGACGTGCAGCAGGTCCGCGACCGGGCGGCCCGCAACGAGCAGCGGCTCGCCTCCGGCACCGGCTCCGCGAAGGACCTGCAGGCGCTGCAGAGCGAGATCGAGTCGCTCGCTCGGCGCCAGGGCGACCTGGAGGAGGTCGAGCTGGAGGTGATGGAGCGGCTGGAGTCGCACGAGTCGGCCCTGAACGAGCTGACCAGCGCGCACGCCGCCCTGTTCAACCAGCGCGCCGAGGTCCAGGCCACCCGGGACGCCGCCTGGGCCACCATCGACGCCGAGGCCGACCAGGTCGCTGCCGAGCGCGCCCGCACCGTCGAGCCGCTGCCGGAGAACCTGGTCGCGATCTACGAGCGGCTGCGCGGCAAGCTCGGTGGCTTCGCGGTCGCCTCGCTGCGGCACGGCCGCTCGGAGGGCTCCGGGATGATGGTGCCGCCGATCGAGCTGAACGCGATCAAGGCCACGCCCGAGGACCAGCTGGTCTACTGCGAGGAGTCCGGCCGGATCCTGGTGCGCGGCGAGGACGCGTTCTGA
- a CDS encoding Type 1 glutamine amidotransferase-like domain-containing protein gives MNLLLLSLGIGAVPTFLAETAPERARIGYLGAAAGDAPWAQEERARIDALGHTVVDVDLAEGLPEIDVLYVAGGNTFVLLDALRRTGQDRVIADRVRAGLPYIGLSAGSIVAGPSVEAASLMDDRTEAPGLTDLTGLALIPDVVLPHADGKLPPYPPELIARTVSEYGASHRLLPLADDQALRVTDDGWSVIESR, from the coding sequence ATGAACCTGCTCCTGCTGTCCCTCGGCATCGGTGCCGTGCCCACGTTCCTGGCAGAGACCGCGCCGGAACGCGCCCGGATCGGCTACCTCGGCGCCGCAGCGGGCGACGCCCCGTGGGCCCAGGAGGAACGCGCCCGGATCGACGCGCTCGGCCACACCGTCGTCGACGTCGACCTGGCGGAGGGCCTGCCGGAGATCGACGTCCTCTACGTCGCGGGCGGCAACACCTTCGTGCTGCTGGACGCACTGCGTCGCACCGGCCAGGACCGGGTGATCGCCGACCGAGTGCGCGCCGGACTGCCGTACATCGGCCTGAGCGCGGGGTCGATCGTGGCCGGACCCAGCGTCGAGGCCGCGTCGCTGATGGACGACCGCACCGAGGCGCCCGGGCTGACCGACCTCACCGGCCTCGCGCTGATCCCGGACGTGGTGCTGCCGCACGCCGACGGCAAGCTGCCGCCGTACCCGCCCGAGCTGATCGCCCGCACCGTGTCCGAGTACGGCGCCTCGCACCGGCTGCTCCCGCTGGCCGACGACCAGGCGCTGCGGGTCACCGACGACGGGTGGTCGGTGATCGAGTCCCGGTGA